In Fundulus heteroclitus isolate FHET01 chromosome 16, MU-UCD_Fhet_4.1, whole genome shotgun sequence, a single genomic region encodes these proteins:
- the LOC105920382 gene encoding transportin-2 isoform X1 yields the protein MEWQPDEQGLQQVLQLLKDSQSPNTVTQRAVQQKLEQLNQFPDFNNYLIFVLTRLKTEDEPTRSLSGLILKNNVKAHYQNFPSGVSDFIKRECLNSIGDPSPLIRATIGILITTIASKGELQTWPELLPQLCNLLDSEDYNTCEGSFGALQKICEDSSELLDSDALNRPLNVMIPKFLQFFKHCSPKIRSHAIACVNQFIIGRAQALMDSIDTFIESLFVLAADEDSEVRKNVCRALVMLLEVRIDRLIPHMHSIIQYMLQRTQDPDENVALEACEFWLTLAEQPICKEALSGHMVQLIPVLVNGMKYSEIDIILLKGDVEEDEAVPDSEQDIKPRFHKSRTVTLQHEGGEGEEDEDIEDDDDDDDDDALTDWNLRKCSAAALDVLANVFRDELLPHLLPLLKGLLFHPDWVVKESGILVLGAIAEGCMQGMVPYLPELIPHLIQSLSDKKALVRSIACWTLSRYAHWVVSQPPDSYLKPLMTELLKRILDSNKRVQEAACSSFATLEEEACTELVPYLSFILDTLVFAFGKYQHKNLLILYDAIGTLADSVGHHLNQPEYIQKLMPPLIAKWNQLKDEDKDLFPLLECLSSVATALQSGFLPYCEPVYQRCVTLVQKTLAQAMMYNQQPDQYEAPDKDFMIVALDLLSGLAEGLGVHVEQLVARSNIMTLLFQCMQDTLPEVRQSSFALLGDLTKACFLHVKPCIAEFMPILGLNLNPEFISVCNNATWAIGEISMQMGAEMQPYVGMVLPHLVEIINRPNTPKTLLENTAITIGRLGFVCPQEVAPQLQHFIRPWCTSLRNIRDNEEKDSAFRGICVMIGVNPAGVVQDFIFFCDAVASWVSPKDDLRDMFYKILHGFKDQVGEENWQQFSEQFPPLLKERLSACYGV from the exons CTTAAGACCGAAG aTGAGCCGACTCGCTCCTTGAGTGGCTTGATACTAAAGAACAACGTCAAGGCCCACTACCAGAACTTCCCATCGGGAGTTTCCGATTTCATCAAGCGGGAATGCCTCAACAGCATCGGGGATCCCTCGCCACTAATCCGGGCCACGATCG GCATCCTCATCACTACGATCGCCTCCAAAGGAGAGCTGCAGACATGGCCGGAGCTGCTGCCACAGCTCTGCAACTTGCTCGACTCGGAGGACTACAACACCTGTGAG GGCTCGTTCGGCGCGCTGCAGAAGATCTGCGAGGACTCGTCGGAGCTGCTCGACAGCGACGCTCTGAACAGGCCCCTCAACGTTATGATACCTAAATTCCTTCAGTTCTTCAAGCATTGCAGTCCAAAGATTAG GTCCCACGCTATAGCATGTGTGAACCAGTTCATCATCGGCAGGGCCCAGGCCCTCATGGACAGCATCGACACCTTTATAGAG AGTCTGTTTGTGCTGGCAGCAGATGAAGACTCCGAGGTCCGCAAGAACGTGTGCAGAGCCCTGGTCATGCTGCTGGAGGTCCGCATCGACCGTCTGATCCCCCACATGCACAGCATCATCCAG TACATGCTCCAGCGCACTCAGGATCCTGATGAGAACGTGGCTCTGGAAGCCTGCGAGTTCTGGCTGACCCTGGCAGAGCAGCCCATTTGTAAGGAGGCGCTGTCCGGACACATGGTGCA ACTGATCCCCGTTTTGGTGAACGGCATGAAGTATTCAGAGATCGACATCATACTGCTGAAG GGCGACGTGGAGGAAGATGAGGCGGTGCCGGACAGCGAGCAGGACATCAAGCCCCGTTTCCACAAGTCGCGCACCGTCACCCTGCAACACgaaggaggggagggggaggaggacgAAGACATCgaagatgatgatgacgacgacGACGATGATGCGCTGACGGACTGGAACCTGC GAAAGTGTTCAGCCGCGGCGCTGGACGTTCTGGCCAACGTGTTCCGTGACGAGCTGCTGCCGCACCTTCTGCCTCTTCTGAAAGGGCTGCTCTTCCACCCGGACTGGGTGGTCAAGGAGTCTGGCATCCTGGTGCTTGGAGCCATCGCTGAAG GTTGCATGCAGGGCATGGTGCCCTACCTGCCGGAGCTCATCCCCCACCTCATCCAGAGTCTGAGCGACAAGAAGGCCCTGGTACGCTCCATCGCCTGCTGGACCCTCAGTCGCTACGCGCACTGGGTGGTCTCCCAGCCCCCCGACTCCTACCTCAAACCCCTGATGACGGAGCTTCTCAAACGCATCCTGGACAGCAACAAGAGGGTGCAGGAGGCCGCCTGCAG CTCCTTTGCCACCCTGGAGGAGGAAGCGTGCACCGAACTGGTTCCTTACCTGAGCTTCATCCTGGACACGCTGGTTTTTGCCTTCGGGAAGTACCAGCACAAGAACCTCCTCATCCTGTATGATGCCATCGGCACTTTGGCCGATTCAGTGGGTCACCATCTTAACCAACCC GAGTACATCCAGAAGCTGATGCCCCCTTTGATAGCGAAGTGGAATCAGCTAAAAGATGAAGACAAGGATCTTTTCCCGCTGTTAGAG tgtcTGTCGTCGGTAGCCACGGCCCTGCAGAGCGGCTTCCTGCCGTACTGCGAGCCGGTTTATCAGCGCTGCGTCACCTTAGTCCAGAAGACGCTTGCTCAGGCCATG ATGTACAACCAGCAGCCGGACCAGTACGAGGCTCCGGACAAGGACTTCATGATCGTGGCCTTGGATCTGCTGAGCGGACTCGCCGAGGGCCTCGGGGTCCACGTGGAGCAGCTAGTGGCTAGATCCAATATAATGACCCTGCTGTTTCAGTGCATGCAG GACACGTTGCCTGAAGTGAGGCAAAGCTCCTTTGCGCTGCTGGGGGACCTGACCAAGGCGTGCTTCCTTCATGTGAAGCCCTGCATCG CTGAGTTTATGCCCATCCTGGGGCTCAACCTGAACCCAGAGTTCATCTCGGTGTGTAACAACGCCACCTGGGCCATCGGGGAGATCTCTATGCAAATGG GAGCAGAGATGCAGCCTTACGTTGGCATGGTGCTGCCTCACCTGGTGGAGATCATCAACAGACCCAACACCCCCAAGACTCTGCTGGAAAACACAG CCATTACAATCGGCAGACTCGGGTTCGTCTGTCCTCAGGAAGTGGCTCCgcagctgcagcatttcatCCGACCGTG GTGCACATCTTTAAGGAATATTAGAGATAACGAGGAGAAGGACTCTGCTTTTCGGGGAATATGCGTTATGATCGGTGTCAATCCTGCAGGAGTGGTGCAG gattttattttcttctgtgaCGCCGTGGCTTCATGGGTCAGCCCAAAGGACGACTTGCGGGATATGTTTTATAAG ATCCTGCATGGCTTCAAGGACCAGGTGGGAGAGGAGAACTGGCAGCAGTTCTCTGAGCAGTTCCCCCCTCTGTTGAAAGAGCGACTATCAGCCTGCTACGGTGTCTAA
- the LOC105920382 gene encoding transportin-2 isoform X2 has translation MSVSQGSFGALQKICEDSSELLDSDALNRPLNVMIPKFLQFFKHCSPKIRSHAIACVNQFIIGRAQALMDSIDTFIESLFVLAADEDSEVRKNVCRALVMLLEVRIDRLIPHMHSIIQYMLQRTQDPDENVALEACEFWLTLAEQPICKEALSGHMVQLIPVLVNGMKYSEIDIILLKGDVEEDEAVPDSEQDIKPRFHKSRTVTLQHEGGEGEEDEDIEDDDDDDDDDALTDWNLRKCSAAALDVLANVFRDELLPHLLPLLKGLLFHPDWVVKESGILVLGAIAEGCMQGMVPYLPELIPHLIQSLSDKKALVRSIACWTLSRYAHWVVSQPPDSYLKPLMTELLKRILDSNKRVQEAACSSFATLEEEACTELVPYLSFILDTLVFAFGKYQHKNLLILYDAIGTLADSVGHHLNQPEYIQKLMPPLIAKWNQLKDEDKDLFPLLECLSSVATALQSGFLPYCEPVYQRCVTLVQKTLAQAMMYNQQPDQYEAPDKDFMIVALDLLSGLAEGLGVHVEQLVARSNIMTLLFQCMQDTLPEVRQSSFALLGDLTKACFLHVKPCIAEFMPILGLNLNPEFISVCNNATWAIGEISMQMGAEMQPYVGMVLPHLVEIINRPNTPKTLLENTAITIGRLGFVCPQEVAPQLQHFIRPWCTSLRNIRDNEEKDSAFRGICVMIGVNPAGVVQDFIFFCDAVASWVSPKDDLRDMFYKILHGFKDQVGEENWQQFSEQFPPLLKERLSACYGV, from the exons ATGTCCGTGTCCCAGGGCTCGTTCGGCGCGCTGCAGAAGATCTGCGAGGACTCGTCGGAGCTGCTCGACAGCGACGCTCTGAACAGGCCCCTCAACGTTATGATACCTAAATTCCTTCAGTTCTTCAAGCATTGCAGTCCAAAGATTAG GTCCCACGCTATAGCATGTGTGAACCAGTTCATCATCGGCAGGGCCCAGGCCCTCATGGACAGCATCGACACCTTTATAGAG AGTCTGTTTGTGCTGGCAGCAGATGAAGACTCCGAGGTCCGCAAGAACGTGTGCAGAGCCCTGGTCATGCTGCTGGAGGTCCGCATCGACCGTCTGATCCCCCACATGCACAGCATCATCCAG TACATGCTCCAGCGCACTCAGGATCCTGATGAGAACGTGGCTCTGGAAGCCTGCGAGTTCTGGCTGACCCTGGCAGAGCAGCCCATTTGTAAGGAGGCGCTGTCCGGACACATGGTGCA ACTGATCCCCGTTTTGGTGAACGGCATGAAGTATTCAGAGATCGACATCATACTGCTGAAG GGCGACGTGGAGGAAGATGAGGCGGTGCCGGACAGCGAGCAGGACATCAAGCCCCGTTTCCACAAGTCGCGCACCGTCACCCTGCAACACgaaggaggggagggggaggaggacgAAGACATCgaagatgatgatgacgacgacGACGATGATGCGCTGACGGACTGGAACCTGC GAAAGTGTTCAGCCGCGGCGCTGGACGTTCTGGCCAACGTGTTCCGTGACGAGCTGCTGCCGCACCTTCTGCCTCTTCTGAAAGGGCTGCTCTTCCACCCGGACTGGGTGGTCAAGGAGTCTGGCATCCTGGTGCTTGGAGCCATCGCTGAAG GTTGCATGCAGGGCATGGTGCCCTACCTGCCGGAGCTCATCCCCCACCTCATCCAGAGTCTGAGCGACAAGAAGGCCCTGGTACGCTCCATCGCCTGCTGGACCCTCAGTCGCTACGCGCACTGGGTGGTCTCCCAGCCCCCCGACTCCTACCTCAAACCCCTGATGACGGAGCTTCTCAAACGCATCCTGGACAGCAACAAGAGGGTGCAGGAGGCCGCCTGCAG CTCCTTTGCCACCCTGGAGGAGGAAGCGTGCACCGAACTGGTTCCTTACCTGAGCTTCATCCTGGACACGCTGGTTTTTGCCTTCGGGAAGTACCAGCACAAGAACCTCCTCATCCTGTATGATGCCATCGGCACTTTGGCCGATTCAGTGGGTCACCATCTTAACCAACCC GAGTACATCCAGAAGCTGATGCCCCCTTTGATAGCGAAGTGGAATCAGCTAAAAGATGAAGACAAGGATCTTTTCCCGCTGTTAGAG tgtcTGTCGTCGGTAGCCACGGCCCTGCAGAGCGGCTTCCTGCCGTACTGCGAGCCGGTTTATCAGCGCTGCGTCACCTTAGTCCAGAAGACGCTTGCTCAGGCCATG ATGTACAACCAGCAGCCGGACCAGTACGAGGCTCCGGACAAGGACTTCATGATCGTGGCCTTGGATCTGCTGAGCGGACTCGCCGAGGGCCTCGGGGTCCACGTGGAGCAGCTAGTGGCTAGATCCAATATAATGACCCTGCTGTTTCAGTGCATGCAG GACACGTTGCCTGAAGTGAGGCAAAGCTCCTTTGCGCTGCTGGGGGACCTGACCAAGGCGTGCTTCCTTCATGTGAAGCCCTGCATCG CTGAGTTTATGCCCATCCTGGGGCTCAACCTGAACCCAGAGTTCATCTCGGTGTGTAACAACGCCACCTGGGCCATCGGGGAGATCTCTATGCAAATGG GAGCAGAGATGCAGCCTTACGTTGGCATGGTGCTGCCTCACCTGGTGGAGATCATCAACAGACCCAACACCCCCAAGACTCTGCTGGAAAACACAG CCATTACAATCGGCAGACTCGGGTTCGTCTGTCCTCAGGAAGTGGCTCCgcagctgcagcatttcatCCGACCGTG GTGCACATCTTTAAGGAATATTAGAGATAACGAGGAGAAGGACTCTGCTTTTCGGGGAATATGCGTTATGATCGGTGTCAATCCTGCAGGAGTGGTGCAG gattttattttcttctgtgaCGCCGTGGCTTCATGGGTCAGCCCAAAGGACGACTTGCGGGATATGTTTTATAAG ATCCTGCATGGCTTCAAGGACCAGGTGGGAGAGGAGAACTGGCAGCAGTTCTCTGAGCAGTTCCCCCCTCTGTTGAAAGAGCGACTATCAGCCTGCTACGGTGTCTAA
- the fbxw9 gene encoding F-box/WD repeat-containing protein 9 encodes MSEVGVNLHEAESGKQVPEAPCPDQGKPPRTDSSSTDLQGLPPALSSPPAESSLLSLPWEILTHIASLLPAHFVLNVLPKVCRTLSTVGDDTTAWQLRAQRLIGSRARFPVGPREDFNWPTSCLEIEQLITCWAGEVQRVAKQSEETADERDQAGLQERGLPAGGYENVGGDEVDGVGVAAQEVAYGADEGMEVVMEAEDGEVQPVLDGDQMARLREELEGRLEVGAAAQMEDGRMLLDADAGQGAPHHDQNERAHPRYLDYRAQVEMIQNKSSRSPSPPPALECITLPSSHIAPVNSVLLLGGKGALCATASRDYNVKLWDLEAGSDGALLHTLQSQGDFTSHRRGWAWCLASQGSLLASGGFDGTVRLWDLEAGGADRGLIRAGAAILCSSWQTDVLLAGMLDKRINMYDTRAAEPLIKSVRLHGDGVMCLAADDRYIISGSIDCTVAVYDRRALKALKRIKMSSYLSVMSYSGCEVWAGDNKGMLRSFSMESGNLKLLSQFDVGHTALVTGIHKSQGSLYTCSTDKTTKIHIPCGPPRTLCTLRHSAAVHGLSVEAGILALAYDVNVDIWRPRK; translated from the exons ATGTCTGAGGTTGGGGTTAACCTACATGAGGCAGAATCGGGAAAACAGGTTCCGGAAGCACCGTGTCCCGACCAGGGAAAACCTCCGCGTACGGACAGCTCCAGCACGGACCTCCAGGG TCTGCCGCCTGCTCTGAGCTCACCACCAGCTGAATCAAGTCTGTTGTCATTGCCCTGGGAGATCTTAACCCACATTGCCTCCCTCCTTCCTGCGCACTTTGTGCTCAATGTGCTGCCAAAG GTCTGTCGCACGTTGAGCACCGTGGGTGACGACACCACAGCGTGGCAGCTACGGGCCCAGAGACTAATCGGATCGAGGGCAAGATTTCCAGTCGGGCCGAGGGAAGACTTTAACTGGCCCACTTCTTGCCTCGAGATAGAGCAGCTCATTACCTGCTGGGCAGGTGAGGTGCAACGTGTGGCCAAACAGTCAGAGGAGACGGCGGATGAAAGGGACCAAGCGGGGCTGCAGGAGAGGGGGCTGCCTGCTGGGGGATACGAAAATGTAGGAGGAGATGAGGTAGATGGGGTGGGAGTGGCAGCACAGGAGGTCGCTTACGGCGCAGATGAAGGCATGGAGGTAGTGATGGAGGCTGAGGATGGTGAGGTGCAGCCAGTGTTGGATGGAGACCAGATGGCCAGGTTGAGAGAGGAATTGGAAGGCAGGCTGGAGGTTGGTGCAGCTGCACAAATGGAAGATGGAAGGATGTTGCTCGACGCAGACGCGGGCCAAGGCGCGCCTCATCATGACCAAAATGAGCGTGCCCACCCAAGGTATCTGGATTACAGAGCACAAGTAGAAATGATCCAAAACAAATCCTCCAGAAGTCCCAGCCCACCTCCGGCGCTGGAGTGCATTACCTTACCCTCGAGCCACATCGCCCCGGTCAACTCGGTGCTCCTCCTAGGAGGAAAGGGAGCACTCTGTGCCACGGCATCCAGAGACTACAATGTGAAACTTTGGGACCTGGAGGCAGGCTCTGACGGTGCGCTGCTGCACACGCTGCAGTCACAGGGTGACTTTACCTCTCACCGCCGGGGCTGGGCCTGGTGCCTGGCATCTCAAGGTTCCCTTTTGGCCTCCGGGGGCTTTGATGGCACAGTGAGGCTGTGGGACTTAGAGGCAGGCGGCGCAGATAGGGGCCTGATCAGGGCCGGGGCAGCCATCCTCTGCTCGTCCTGGCAGACGGACGTCCTACTGGCTGGGATGTTGGACAAGAGGATCAATATGTACGACACAAGAG ctgctgaaCCGCTCATTAAAAGTGTCCGTCTCCATGGCGACGGCGTAATGTGCCTGGCTGCCGACGACCGGTACATCATCTCCGGGAGCATAGACTGCACTGTGGCGGTGTATGATCGCAGGGCACTGAAAGCATTAAAGAGAATTAAG ATGAGCTCCTATTTATCCGTCATGAGCTACAGTGGCTGTGAGGTCTGGGCCGGAGACAACAAAGGCATGCTGCGCTCCTTTTCCATGGAGAGCGGAAACTTAAAGCTCCTCTCGCAGTTCGATGTGGGACACACAGCACTGGTCACTGGCATCCACAAGTCTCAAGGAAGCCTCTACACCTGCTCCACAGATAAAACGACCAAG ATCCACATCCCTTGTGGACCACCAAGGACTTTGTGTACACTGCGTCATTCAGCTGCAGTCCATGGG CTGAGTGTGGAGGCTGGAATCCTCGCTCTGGCGTACGACGTTAATGTGGATATCTGGAGACCCAGAAAGTGA